The following coding sequences lie in one Lolium perenne isolate Kyuss_39 chromosome 2, Kyuss_2.0, whole genome shotgun sequence genomic window:
- the LOC127330646 gene encoding uncharacterized protein: MVLVRQAVSNDDAGPAHRHTTSTRRKSSVWRDFDYVDAAGASAMATCKRCGSTFQASSKKHGTSALRRHAGSTCCAKRADQRASQRAGACLPAGAAANDDDKQAPCLPAAAAAPAPDDDLEWRAMVKSIDDLHKHPGYDAFLFSREEQQDGGLPTTGSPFNDGDHHRSSPSYGEHTHMPQAQSSSSVRFFQKKRERSANSASHQGETTDKNHSSLVNTDWASTVHDSMVYNDFTFGDAYD; this comes from the exons ATGGTGCTGGTGCGCCAAGCCGTTAGCAACGACGACGCGGGGCCGGCCCACCGCCACACGACGTCGACGAGGCGCAAGTCCTCCGTGTGGAGGGACTTCGACTACGTAGACGCTGCCGGAGCGAGTGCCATGGCGACGTGCAAGAGGTGCGGTAGCACGTTCCAAGCCAGCTCTAAGAAGCACGGGACCTCGGCCCTGCGGCGGCACGCCGGAAGCACCTGCTGCGCCAAGCGGGCCGACCAACGGGCTTCCCAACGGGCAGGGGCATGTCTTCCGGCTGGTGCCGCCGCCAACGACGACGACAAACAGGCGCCATGtcttccggcggcggcggcggcgcctgctCCTGACGACGACCTCGAATGGCGGGCGATGGTAAAGTCGATCGATGATCTCCATAAACATCCAGGGTACGACGCCTTCCTCTTCTCCAGGGAGGAGCAACAAGATGGCGGCCTCCCTACTACAGGTTCGCCCTTCAACGACGGAGATCACCACCGCTCTTCCCCCAGCTACGGAGAGCATACGCACATGCCCCAGGCACAGAGCTCATCGTCCGTGCGCTTCTTCCAGAAGAAAAGAGAGAG GTCTGCCAATTCGGCTtcgcatcaaggagagacaacggACAAGAACCATTCTTCTCTCGTAAACACGGACTGGGCATCCACCGTGCACGATTCTATGGTCTACAACGATTTCACTTTTGGAGATGCCTATGATTGA
- the LOC127336024 gene encoding uncharacterized protein has protein sequence MDFTAPSFSLGIDFDDPPPAATAVSDPRGQARGYAAPDAPSFSLGIDFEDDGGCVDEPRLPAGGRSVGLARRYEAPDAPSFSLGFDDDDEDEDGGGDEPQIPSEGRREEQPRRYEAPDPPSFSLGFDDDDDDGGGPGEPHLPAGGRQEEQPRRYEAPDAPSFSLVFDDDDEDDDFVAPAPRRCHEQARPQAAPSDLSCLDDEVDEFLLAGGQRPDRARGEALHPDPAPVQPETTRLKRLRRGPAPRPMAPPPPPPSARAPLVPEASPWKAARAAIGSEEDEIECSTDEESPQGMPPSVGSCRTSSNSKFSLLSQSVLTTQLARKSNIAKFTPSSKSVVSKPLEESCTKKLLPKITISPLRKIHFLDSDTDSDDNKNRNKANKPASPIKKRQESIHKYVQKKPTLQQNSKSEGSSVVQKSKDNMNDSWATPALDDFCSEYFKSVQNSRPSQHKEVNSFSGSKVPRPYNSVGEIGENFQHQSSSSRGVLEENLTDSHPPAMHYFFHHDQMVQKLVRERLQHFVPIGAGTSQGNEYGVEENLNYSGQFGQSGDANGRWVTPNRTTSIPTDFGKRRVHAGGTQSGSGHWFTGDNGRKVYVSKNGQELSGRDAYRQYKKESGKGFRKFKKKGAVKKEGSAGAKRGSVAAGKRKASSTAKRSSAAKRKR, from the exons ATGGACTTCACGGCCCCTTCATTCTCCCTCGGTATCGACTTCGACGACCCGcctcccgccgccaccgccgtaagCGACCCGCGTGGGCAGGCGCGAGGGTACGCGGCGCCCGACGCGCCGTCCTTCTCTCTCGGCATAGATTTCGAGGACGACGGGGGATGCGTCGACGAGCCACGGTTACCCGCTGGAGGCCGCTCGGTGGGGCTGGCGCGGCGCTACGAGGCGCCCGACGCCCCCTCCTTCTCCCTCGgcttcgacgacgacgacgaagatgaAGACGGCGGCGGGGACGAGCCCCAGATCCCCTCTGAAGGGCGCCGGGAGGAGCAGCCGCGGCGTTACGAGGCGCCAGACCCACCCTCGTTCTCCCTCGgcttcgacgacgacgacgacgacggcggcggcccaGGCGAGCCCCACCTCCCCGCCGGAGGCCGCCAGGAGGAGCAGCCGCGGCGCTACGAGGCGCCCGACGCACCCTCGTTCTCCCTCGtcttcgacgacgacgacgaggacgacgacttCGTTGCTCCTGCTCCCAGGCGGTGCCACGAGCAAGCGCGACCCCAGGCGGCACCCTCAGATCTCTCCTGCCTTGACGACGAGGTTGATGAGTTCCTTCTCGCCGGCGGCCAACGGCCAGATCGAGCACGAGGCGAGGCCCTACACCCAGACCCCGCGCCTGTGCAACCGGAGACGACTCGATTGAAGAGGTTGCGGAGGGGTCCTGCGCCACGGCCCatggcgcctcctcctcctcctcctagtgCACGAGCGCCCCTGGTCCCGGAAGCATCTCCATGGAAGGCAGCTCGGGCGGCTATTGGGAGTGAGGAGGATGAGATCGAATGTTCCACTGATGAGGAGTCACCACAAG GCATGCCACCATCAGTTGGTAGCTGCAGGACTTctagcaattcaaaattttcgttGCTGAGCCAGAGTGTATTGACGACCCAATTAGCAAGGAAATCAAATATAGCAAAATTTACACCATCGTCAAAATCTGTTGTTTCCAAACCTTTAGAAGAAAGCTGCACGAAGAAGCTGCTTCCTAAGATAACAATAAGTCCACTGAGGAAAATCCATTTTCTTGATTCGGACACTGATTCAGATGATAACAAGAATCGAAATAAAGCAAATAAGCCTGCAAGTCCTATTAAAAAGAGACAAGAGTCCATTCACAAGTATGTGCAGAAGAAGCCTACTTTGCAGCAAAACAGCAAATCTGAAGGGAGCAGTGTTGTGCAGAAGAGCAAAGATAACATGAATGACAGTTGGGCAACACCAGCCCTTGATGACTTCTGCAGTGAGTATTTCAAATCTGTGCAAAACTCAAGGCCGTCTCAGCATAAAGAAGTCAACAGTTTTTCTGGTTCCAAAGTTCCTAGACCCTACAACTCTGTTGGTGAAATTGGGGAAAATTTCCAGCATCAGAGCAGTTCTAGTCGAGGTGTACTAGAAGAGAATCTGACTGACAGCCATCCTCCTGCCATGCATTACTTCTtccatcatgatcaaatggtacaGAAGCTGGTCCGGGAAAGATTGCAGCATTTTGTTCCCATTGGGGCAGGAACTTCCCAGGGAAATGAGTACGGTGTAGAAGAGAATCTGAACTACAG CGGCCAGTTTGGCCAGAGTGGTGATGCTAATGGTCGGTGGGTGACCCCTAATAGAACAACATCTATCCCAACAGATTTTGGCAAAAGAAGGGTACATGCTGGTGGAACTCAGTCTGGCTCTGGTCATTGGTTTACCGGGGACAATGGCAGGAAG gtttatgtttccaagaatggaCAGGAGTTAAGTGGCCGTGATGCCTATCGACAGTATAAGAAG GAAAGTGGCAAGGGATTTCGCAAGTTCAAGAAGAAAGGTGCAGTTAAGAAGGAAGGTTCTGCTGGAGCTAAACGTGGTTCTGTGGCAGCAGGCAAACGCAAAGCCAGTTCCACAGCCAAACGGAGCTCAGCAGCCAAAAGAAAGCGATGA